In Leptolyngbya sp. SIO1E4, one DNA window encodes the following:
- a CDS encoding universal stress protein, protein MIEKILLADSGTGNTQAMMKVLMEIPLIQRASVSVLHVVPSQISAENMTAKWEEGGRTLATAINSLNLDPTHVTAMLREGEPKDVVVNVAEEIDANLIIMGSRGLKGLRAILDNSVSQYVFQLSSKPMLLVKDDLYSIRPIKRVMVALDKSDSAKQGLQLALSLLRDIKGSELILVHSISNLKARPFDETEPNPNNDPILKEAAAAAKQYGIATKLEAPEGKAGQRICQLAEEKNVDLIILGSPDRRPSIAKGMPDVDRLLGESLSDYVRVYTPCPVLLTRMAA, encoded by the coding sequence ATGATAGAAAAGATCCTTCTGGCAGATTCTGGCACGGGTAATACCCAAGCCATGATGAAGGTGTTGATGGAAATTCCCTTAATTCAGCGGGCGTCGGTCTCTGTTCTCCATGTGGTGCCATCCCAGATTTCTGCAGAAAATATGACTGCCAAGTGGGAAGAAGGGGGACGCACCTTAGCAACGGCCATTAACTCCCTCAACCTAGACCCCACCCACGTCACTGCGATGTTGCGGGAAGGCGAGCCCAAAGACGTTGTGGTGAACGTGGCAGAGGAAATCGATGCCAATCTGATCATCATGGGATCACGGGGCTTAAAAGGCTTAAGGGCAATCTTAGATAACTCCGTGAGCCAATATGTTTTCCAACTGTCTTCTAAGCCAATGCTGTTGGTCAAAGATGACCTCTATAGCATTCGCCCTATCAAGCGGGTGATGGTGGCGCTAGATAAGTCTGATTCAGCGAAACAAGGGTTACAACTGGCGCTCAGCCTGCTGCGCGACATTAAAGGCAGCGAGCTGATTTTGGTACACAGCATCTCTAACCTGAAGGCCCGTCCCTTTGATGAGACTGAACCGAACCCGAACAACGACCCGATTCTAAAAGAGGCGGCAGCCGCTGCCAAACAATATGGCATTGCTACCAAACTAGAGGCCCCAGAGGGCAAGGCTGGTCAGCGTATCTGTCAACTCGCAGAAGAGAAGAATGTAGATCTGATCATTCTGGGGTCGCCCGATCGCCGTCCTTCAATTGCCAAAGGGATGCCCGACGTCGATCGCCTGCTCGGCGAATCGCTGTCTGACTATGTCCGGGTTTACACCCCCTGTCCTGTTTTACTCACGCGGATGGCTGCTTAA
- a CDS encoding ATP-binding protein has product MPPPPTEVPRLDLAPKLQRPLSLWNPLDYLRLLYWVFYFPQALRWYVDTFGGGYVPSNQMNWRKVLEILRDNPVQRQLLLQGVFLTVVTPLLLSWGLEQIGVPIVWGGVAYGVALGVALGVAFGVALGVAYGVALGVAFGVAGGVAGGVAGGVALGVAYGVAYGVALGVAYGVAGGVAGGVAYGVAFGVAFGVALGVAYGVAFGVTGGVAGGVAFLRPDSYLIGIFTRFPKKIWLSPAAVTPLSIPWVGPALKRWLKNDWELGVNNINELLAYSLQFVPVVQTVNDLLARLPNDQIIYRISKLAEHPFDWNLIRLASAHFYPRPLKGQLRTDTPAHATAAGFWLLHAHSPAAASQAFAVVRDCLYGEEMHVLAVSLALFKTAEDVSAIAAIEPPNFPASPFLRPVTWRALQRFCHVISDTKTVVGSVSRTARAFASNRALGELKHILNNVQEVPEAERQLVEAIAKQWRNALLDVATSVGEETLDQPVRNPYVVGDPVEGELFVGREDILRQLEELWLMGRQMQSVVLYGHRRMGKTSILRNAAKTVGSGLRLVYVNMLRSASAESISDVLMAITDEISETLDVPAPSDRELMEQPTRTFDRYLKRVIEGLADTETLIIAIDEFEKIEALIEAGKLTPDFIAYLRGLMQMSPRLGFAFAGLHTLEEMTQDYFNPFFASVIPIRVGFLQPGAVQQLLANPDPEFPLDYRREALDRISQLTTGQPYLTQLVGFQLVRRFNDQVFEQKRSRENVFTVEDVEIVTEAPEFFNRGRYYFTGIWDQAGRDEPQQQLILQRLAPHRSGLSLQDLQNQTQLEKDALNAALNVLQRHDVVQVRDDQARIIVELFRRWLLRQG; this is encoded by the coding sequence ATGCCCCCGCCACCAACCGAAGTCCCCCGACTCGATTTAGCCCCCAAACTGCAGCGCCCTCTCTCTCTGTGGAACCCGCTGGACTACCTGCGGCTGCTCTACTGGGTATTCTACTTTCCCCAAGCCCTGCGCTGGTATGTAGATACCTTTGGTGGTGGATATGTGCCATCTAACCAAATGAATTGGCGGAAGGTGTTAGAAATTCTCCGTGACAACCCCGTGCAAAGGCAACTCCTGCTTCAAGGAGTATTTTTGACCGTTGTTACGCCGCTGCTGTTGTCCTGGGGACTCGAACAAATCGGAGTTCCCATTGTTTGGGGAGGCGTGGCGTACGGCGTGGCGTTGGGCGTGGCGTTGGGCGTGGCGTTCGGCGTGGCGTTGGGCGTGGCGTACGGCGTGGCGTTGGGCGTGGCGTTCGGCGTGGCGGGAGGTGTGGCGGGAGGCGTGGCGGGAGGCGTGGCGTTGGGCGTGGCGTACGGCGTAGCGTACGGCGTGGCGTTAGGTGTGGCGTACGGCGTGGCGGGAGGTGTGGCGGGAGGCGTGGCGTACGGCGTGGCGTTCGGCGTGGCGTTCGGCGTGGCGTTAGGTGTGGCGTACGGCGTGGCGTTCGGTGTGACGGGAGGCGTGGCGGGAGGCGTGGCGTTCCTTCGTCCAGACAGTTATTTAATAGGGATTTTTACTAGATTTCCTAAGAAAATCTGGCTTTCTCCAGCGGCAGTAACTCCGCTGTCTATTCCATGGGTGGGGCCAGCCTTGAAAAGATGGCTCAAAAATGACTGGGAATTGGGCGTGAATAATATCAATGAACTTCTGGCTTATTCACTACAGTTTGTACCGGTTGTCCAGACCGTTAATGATCTACTTGCAAGGCTACCGAATGATCAGATCATTTATCGAATTTCTAAACTGGCTGAGCACCCCTTTGACTGGAATTTGATTCGATTAGCCTCAGCCCACTTTTATCCTCGTCCACTAAAGGGACAATTAAGAACTGATACACCTGCCCATGCAACAGCGGCTGGCTTTTGGCTGCTACACGCTCATTCTCCTGCCGCGGCAAGTCAGGCGTTTGCCGTTGTGCGTGATTGCCTCTACGGCGAAGAGATGCATGTATTAGCAGTGAGCTTGGCTCTGTTTAAGACAGCAGAAGACGTCTCTGCTATTGCCGCCATTGAGCCCCCCAACTTTCCAGCTTCCCCCTTCTTACGTCCGGTCACCTGGCGGGCCCTGCAGCGGTTTTGCCACGTCATTTCTGACACCAAAACCGTCGTCGGCAGTGTCTCTCGTACAGCTCGCGCCTTTGCCTCCAACCGGGCGCTGGGCGAACTCAAGCACATCCTCAATAACGTTCAGGAAGTCCCAGAAGCAGAGCGACAGTTGGTTGAGGCCATTGCTAAGCAATGGCGCAATGCGCTGCTGGATGTTGCGACTTCGGTCGGTGAGGAAACCCTTGATCAGCCGGTCAGGAATCCTTACGTGGTGGGGGATCCGGTTGAGGGAGAACTGTTTGTGGGACGGGAGGACATCCTACGACAGCTGGAAGAACTGTGGCTGATGGGGCGGCAGATGCAGTCGGTGGTGCTGTATGGTCACCGCCGCATGGGCAAGACTTCCATCCTACGGAATGCGGCGAAAACGGTCGGGTCGGGGTTGCGGCTGGTGTACGTCAATATGCTGCGATCGGCCAGTGCTGAATCTATCAGCGATGTGCTGATGGCCATTACTGATGAGATTTCTGAAACCCTAGATGTGCCTGCGCCCAGCGATCGCGAGCTAATGGAACAGCCGACCCGTACCTTCGATCGCTACCTGAAGCGGGTGATTGAGGGGCTCGCAGACACCGAAACGCTGATTATCGCCATTGATGAATTTGAAAAAATCGAAGCGCTGATTGAAGCAGGCAAGTTAACGCCAGATTTCATCGCCTACCTGCGGGGGCTGATGCAAATGAGCCCCAGGCTAGGCTTTGCCTTCGCCGGGCTGCACACCCTGGAAGAAATGACCCAAGACTATTTCAATCCTTTCTTTGCCAGCGTTATCCCCATTCGGGTGGGCTTTTTACAGCCAGGGGCCGTACAGCAGCTCTTGGCCAACCCTGACCCCGAGTTTCCGCTAGACTACCGACGCGAAGCGCTGGATCGCATCTCTCAACTCACGACCGGGCAACCCTACCTCACCCAGCTTGTGGGCTTTCAGCTAGTGCGCCGCTTCAACGATCAGGTCTTTGAGCAAAAGCGATCGCGCGAGAACGTCTTTACCGTCGAAGATGTCGAAATCGTTACTGAGGCACCCGAGTTTTTTAACCGGGGCCGCTACTACTTCACCGGTATCTGGGATCAGGCCGGGCGAGATGAACCCCAGCAGCAGCTGATTCTGCAAAGGTTAGCTCCCCACAGAAGTGGGCTTAGCCTTCAAGACCTGCAAAATCAGACTCAGCTAGAGAAAGATGCCCTCAACGCTGCCCTAAACGTGCTGCAGCGCCACGATGTGGTGCAAGTTCGCGACGATCAGGCCCGCATTATTGTGGAATTATTTCGTCGCTGGCTTTTACGGCAGGGGTAG
- a CDS encoding TIR domain-containing protein, producing the protein MTESTQTPEKEFFISYTGKDRPWAEWIGWILEEAGHSVFIDVWDFRAGTNFALEMQKGTQCKQTIAVLSESYLKAAYTAPEWAAAFAEDPNGESCRLIPVRVEDFDPPGLLKAIVYVNFVGISETEAEARLLRALKPRGKPDTRPSFPGTAAVSADTRSVPQKVIFPGTIDALDTPSDGTASASPGDSADSKASDPEAKNPFWPRTGVVEEADQFFNCEGTLRRIFESLNGGSSVAIIGEPNMGKSSLLRAVHRMAAEYLTLPRHPVWLNLARIFSEQDFYEDLCQELGMEPVDGNRFVRAMYRQEKQFLLLLDEVEQINQEGFTYKIRQILRGLAEGNDAPLRLVITARTSLDKLFSESYVDGQTSPLEGLCVEEHIQPWPAETSRQFIAKCLANGPIQFTEIEIEQLVQACNGCPQKLMQTCHQLYNHYREVL; encoded by the coding sequence ATGACCGAGTCTACACAAACTCCTGAAAAAGAATTCTTTATCAGCTATACCGGAAAAGATCGCCCCTGGGCCGAATGGATCGGTTGGATTTTAGAAGAAGCTGGACACTCAGTTTTTATTGATGTCTGGGATTTTAGGGCAGGTACGAACTTTGCCCTAGAGATGCAGAAGGGGACTCAGTGCAAGCAAACGATCGCAGTGCTCTCAGAGTCATACCTTAAGGCTGCCTACACCGCCCCCGAATGGGCGGCTGCTTTTGCCGAAGATCCCAACGGGGAAAGCTGCAGGCTGATTCCGGTGCGGGTAGAAGATTTTGACCCGCCCGGGCTATTGAAAGCCATTGTTTACGTGAATTTCGTCGGCATCTCGGAAACGGAAGCCGAGGCGCGGCTGCTCAGAGCACTTAAACCGAGAGGTAAACCGGATACCCGACCCAGCTTTCCTGGCACAGCAGCTGTTTCTGCAGACACCCGTTCGGTGCCTCAAAAGGTAATATTCCCTGGCACAATAGACGCTTTGGATACCCCCAGTGATGGCACAGCCTCAGCTTCACCTGGGGATAGTGCAGACTCCAAAGCTTCAGACCCTGAGGCAAAAAACCCCTTCTGGCCCCGGACAGGTGTCGTCGAAGAGGCTGACCAGTTCTTCAACTGTGAAGGGACCCTCCGACGCATTTTTGAATCGCTCAATGGCGGCAGCAGCGTAGCGATCATCGGAGAGCCCAATATGGGTAAGTCGTCTCTACTCCGAGCGGTGCATCGCATGGCGGCAGAATATCTGACGTTGCCCCGACACCCAGTGTGGCTAAATTTAGCAAGGATTTTTAGTGAACAAGACTTTTACGAAGACCTCTGCCAAGAACTGGGGATGGAACCGGTAGACGGCAACCGGTTTGTGCGGGCTATGTATCGGCAGGAAAAACAATTCTTGCTGCTGTTGGATGAAGTCGAACAGATTAACCAGGAAGGATTTACCTACAAAATTCGCCAAATACTCCGAGGCTTGGCAGAAGGCAATGACGCCCCTTTACGGCTGGTCATCACCGCTCGCACCTCGCTGGATAAGTTATTTTCAGAGAGCTACGTAGATGGGCAAACCTCACCGTTGGAGGGTCTGTGTGTAGAAGAACACATTCAACCCTGGCCAGCAGAAACCTCTCGGCAGTTTATTGCCAAATGCTTAGCTAACGGCCCCATTCAGTTCACTGAGATAGAAATTGAACAACTGGTGCAAGCCTGCAACGGCTGCCCTCAAAAACTGATGCAGACTTGTCATCAACTTTATAACCACTATCGGGAGGTGTTGTGA
- a CDS encoding sulfite exporter TauE/SafE family protein, with translation MLAGGGSPLVLIPLLSVLLGAPAVAPVITTGLLIGNTQRSLFFWKEIDWKVTTWYLPGCLSGAVLGAYVFTRVQIDWLQILIGIALLGMVLNYWLSRLFKFSERKLTVKAWHFLPVAFLNAVGSALIGSTGPIMNPMYFAYGLEKEAMIATKASNKAFLHVIKLVSYAVLGALEPNHLGYGVLIGLGAIPANWLGKWVLERMTNDQFRQMVFAFVAVSGVLMIWEQRNWLVVW, from the coding sequence ATGTTGGCCGGGGGCGGCAGCCCATTAGTTTTAATTCCCTTGCTATCAGTGCTGCTGGGGGCACCAGCCGTCGCCCCTGTGATCACCACAGGGCTGCTCATCGGCAATACCCAGCGCAGCCTCTTCTTCTGGAAAGAGATTGATTGGAAAGTGACGACCTGGTATCTGCCGGGGTGTTTGAGTGGAGCCGTGCTTGGGGCCTATGTGTTTACGCGGGTGCAGATTGACTGGCTGCAAATCCTCATCGGCATTGCTCTGTTGGGGATGGTGCTGAACTACTGGCTCAGCCGATTATTCAAGTTTTCTGAGCGCAAGCTGACGGTAAAAGCCTGGCACTTTTTGCCCGTTGCCTTTCTTAACGCCGTAGGGTCAGCGTTAATTGGTAGCACCGGGCCAATTATGAACCCAATGTATTTTGCCTATGGCCTGGAAAAGGAAGCAATGATTGCGACCAAGGCATCTAACAAGGCGTTTTTGCACGTGATTAAGCTCGTCAGCTATGCCGTGCTCGGGGCACTGGAGCCAAACCATCTTGGCTATGGGGTGTTGATTGGGCTAGGGGCTATACCTGCAAACTGGTTGGGCAAATGGGTGCTAGAGCGTATGACCAACGATCAGTTTCGGCAGATGGTGTTTGCATTTGTGGCGGTCAGCGGCGTCCTCATGATTTGGGAGCAGCGCAACTGGCTAGTGGTTTGGTAA
- a CDS encoding tetratricopeptide repeat protein, which produces MVDSPSSPAECYFDLIDRIVTMTLKGKVRSKEQVYQMLQAEIEPGDGEIFEECLQARIDAVAADLQDEDALKQAKATRKQRALKTIQGEWQRWQKDNQSTAAMSGVVADLLRTTDHDRLTALLQALDPNQPDRLTRDQMQTLAQQLRQLDTGSPTQPSLQAISTGLLQGLTTWQQLEGHVISWVYDQGQRGLGFGNTVSQGPWPYWAKQIEATSLKRIFQDLAEHQTVTAEGIPAALEVATWLELAIALQRLQLGLVVWFDKQPYDPKAGKRLSIATFLTFAVVWSQLSNRFSQLKQPLLAEGCFQMALQVLRQFAQQDYFPLYGGLFTALSGESLRTLLDYLDQPLRQVPNTATKARILTLLGYSQRALGRYDQARQFHEQAVESAREANDPRCEIANLNHLSRTAVTEDDFDVAIAHSQRALILARQAGDRLGEANALASFGYSEVCRAQENALEPEQIESVLTYLEQGLTLSGQLHDRPSQALCANSLGMAQVMLRHYDKAIPALEEGLQIAQAIGDVFLQGVNYSYLAIAYLNLENRDMAVFCGALGMYLLWQINSSQWHQPAGTLSILYGQIGPEAFQQALENYRPAFLKQIGVDGYDYLPKLLTEYRESL; this is translated from the coding sequence ATGGTTGATTCACCGTCTTCTCCAGCAGAGTGCTACTTTGACTTGATCGATCGCATCGTGACGATGACGTTGAAGGGTAAGGTTCGCTCTAAGGAGCAGGTTTATCAGATGCTTCAGGCGGAGATTGAGCCGGGGGATGGGGAGATATTTGAGGAATGCTTGCAAGCGCGAATTGATGCAGTAGCCGCTGATCTGCAAGATGAGGATGCCCTCAAGCAGGCGAAGGCAACTCGCAAACAACGGGCACTCAAAACCATTCAGGGAGAGTGGCAGCGCTGGCAGAAAGATAATCAGAGTACGGCGGCGATGTCGGGGGTGGTGGCTGATCTGCTTCGCACGACGGATCACGATCGCTTGACGGCCCTTTTACAAGCTTTGGATCCCAACCAACCCGATCGCCTGACGCGGGATCAGATGCAGACCCTGGCTCAGCAATTACGGCAATTAGACACAGGCAGCCCAACCCAGCCTAGCCTCCAGGCAATATCAACGGGGCTATTGCAGGGGTTAACCACCTGGCAGCAGCTGGAAGGGCATGTCATCAGCTGGGTTTACGATCAGGGGCAGCGTGGGCTGGGCTTTGGCAACACCGTGTCTCAAGGCCCCTGGCCTTACTGGGCCAAGCAAATTGAGGCCACCAGCCTCAAACGCATTTTTCAAGACCTGGCAGAGCACCAAACCGTTACGGCTGAGGGTATTCCGGCGGCCCTTGAGGTGGCCACCTGGTTAGAACTGGCGATCGCGCTGCAGCGGCTGCAGTTGGGGCTGGTGGTCTGGTTTGACAAACAACCCTACGATCCCAAGGCGGGCAAGCGCCTCTCTATCGCGACTTTTCTCACCTTTGCGGTGGTGTGGAGCCAACTCTCCAATCGCTTTAGTCAGTTAAAGCAGCCACTGCTGGCAGAGGGCTGCTTTCAAATGGCTCTGCAAGTTTTGCGGCAGTTTGCTCAGCAAGACTACTTTCCCCTTTATGGGGGGCTGTTCACCGCCCTCTCAGGGGAGTCTTTACGGACTCTGCTGGATTATCTGGATCAGCCCTTGCGCCAGGTGCCCAATACCGCCACGAAGGCTCGCATTTTAACGCTGCTGGGCTATTCGCAGCGGGCACTCGGTCGCTACGATCAGGCTCGACAGTTCCACGAGCAGGCCGTGGAGAGTGCCCGCGAAGCCAACGATCCCCGTTGTGAAATTGCCAACCTGAACCACCTGAGCCGCACAGCAGTTACGGAGGATGATTTTGACGTGGCGATCGCCCACAGTCAACGTGCGTTAATTTTGGCCCGGCAGGCGGGCGATCGCTTAGGCGAGGCCAACGCCCTGGCTAGCTTTGGCTATAGCGAAGTGTGTCGAGCCCAGGAAAATGCTCTGGAGCCTGAGCAGATCGAGTCTGTCCTCACTTACCTGGAACAGGGACTCACCTTATCAGGACAGCTGCATGATCGCCCCAGCCAGGCCCTCTGTGCCAACAGCCTCGGCATGGCACAAGTCATGCTGCGCCACTATGACAAGGCAATTCCAGCGCTAGAAGAGGGACTGCAAATTGCCCAAGCTATTGGAGATGTCTTTTTGCAGGGGGTGAATTACAGCTATTTAGCGATCGCGTATTTGAACCTGGAAAACAGAGATATGGCGGTATTTTGTGGGGCTTTAGGCATGTATCTACTGTGGCAAATCAACTCCAGCCAATGGCACCAGCCCGCAGGTACCCTCAGTATTCTCTATGGCCAGATCGGCCCCGAGGCATTTCAGCAAGCTCTGGAAAACTATCGCCCAGCCTTCTTAAAACAAATCGGAGTCGACGGCTACGACTATTTGCCTAAACTCTTGACGGAATATCGAGAATCTCTCTAG
- the rsgA gene encoding ribosome small subunit-dependent GTPase A encodes MNLAKFGWCSGSSLESSFAPLAQDGFVAGRVALEHRGTYRVYTEFGECTAEVTGQFRYQADGDQTFPAVGDWVALHHHGPDHPATIHQVLPRTSQFVRKVAGTKTQGQVIAANVDTVFLMSGLDGDFNLRRIERYLVMAWDSGATPVIVLNKADLCATLSETLADVEAVAIGVPIHPISAALGTGLNQLDPYLTPGKTVALIGSSGVGKSTLTNYLLGTHQQAIQAVRADDSRGRHTTSHRHLLPLPSGALLIDTPGMRELQLWSTASGLEETFADVEALASDCKFRDCQHEQEPGCAVQAAIATGDLDPGRLRSYQKLQREQQWLVQRQDTHARSNTKRRWKQITKTIRQRYKGR; translated from the coding sequence TTGAATTTAGCTAAGTTTGGCTGGTGCTCAGGCAGCAGCCTAGAGAGTTCTTTTGCTCCGCTGGCGCAGGACGGGTTTGTGGCCGGACGGGTGGCCTTAGAACATCGAGGCACCTATCGGGTTTATACCGAATTCGGCGAATGTACCGCTGAGGTGACCGGGCAGTTTCGTTACCAGGCAGACGGCGATCAGACCTTTCCTGCGGTGGGCGACTGGGTTGCCTTACATCACCACGGTCCCGATCATCCCGCCACGATTCATCAGGTGCTTCCCCGCACGAGTCAGTTTGTGCGCAAGGTCGCCGGGACAAAGACACAAGGGCAAGTCATCGCGGCCAATGTGGACACGGTGTTTCTCATGTCAGGGTTGGATGGCGATTTCAACCTCCGGCGCATTGAGCGCTATCTCGTGATGGCATGGGACAGTGGTGCAACCCCTGTCATTGTCCTGAATAAAGCCGATCTCTGTGCCACGTTGTCAGAGACCCTGGCTGACGTTGAAGCCGTGGCGATCGGGGTGCCGATTCATCCCATTAGTGCCGCCCTGGGGACTGGGCTGAACCAGCTCGACCCTTACCTTACCCCTGGGAAAACAGTCGCCCTGATTGGGTCTTCTGGGGTAGGGAAATCGACCCTCACGAACTATCTGCTCGGCACCCACCAGCAGGCGATTCAGGCAGTGCGCGCAGATGACAGTCGTGGGCGACACACCACCAGCCATCGCCATTTATTGCCCTTGCCTTCAGGGGCACTGCTGATTGACACCCCCGGCATGCGAGAACTTCAGCTCTGGTCTACGGCCAGTGGGCTGGAGGAAACCTTCGCAGACGTCGAAGCACTGGCAAGCGACTGCAAATTCCGGGACTGTCAACACGAGCAGGAGCCTGGCTGTGCCGTTCAGGCCGCGATCGCAACGGGCGATCTAGACCCTGGACGTTTACGCAGCTATCAAAAACTCCAGCGCGAACAGCAGTGGTTGGTGCAGCGCCAAGATACTCACGCTCGGAGCAATACCAAACGGCGCTGGAAGCAAATTACGAAGACGATACGGCAGCGTTATAAGGGACGTTAG
- a CDS encoding TMEM165/GDT1 family protein — protein sequence MITGFTAGLLLITLSELGDKTFFIGAILAMRHPRRWVFLGVILALASMTILSVGLGQVAALFPHHYVQRIAIALFFGFGFKLLYDASRMSPQGGMADEQSEAWDAVNGRARLQSSGVLQRLIVLEALTLTFAAEWGDRTQLATITLSTTNHPLGVIIGATLGHAICAAIAVVAGRLIAGRLSERLLTALGGGLFILFGVVTVFGGGA from the coding sequence ATGATAACCGGATTTACAGCGGGTTTATTATTAATTACCCTGTCAGAATTAGGGGATAAGACCTTTTTTATTGGCGCTATTTTAGCGATGCGTCACCCTCGGCGCTGGGTATTTTTAGGGGTAATTTTAGCCCTCGCCAGTATGACGATTTTGTCTGTAGGGTTGGGGCAAGTGGCTGCACTTTTTCCACACCATTATGTGCAGAGAATCGCGATCGCCCTATTTTTTGGATTTGGGTTTAAGCTGCTTTACGATGCCAGCCGTATGTCGCCTCAAGGGGGCATGGCTGACGAGCAGTCTGAAGCCTGGGATGCCGTCAATGGGCGAGCGCGGCTGCAGTCATCGGGCGTTCTGCAGCGTCTGATTGTGTTAGAAGCTCTCACCCTCACCTTTGCGGCAGAATGGGGCGATCGCACACAGCTCGCAACAATCACCCTCTCGACGACGAACCATCCCCTCGGAGTCATTATTGGGGCGACGTTGGGGCATGCAATTTGTGCGGCGATCGCCGTGGTGGCGGGTCGCCTGATTGCAGGACGTCTCTCAGAACGTCTGCTAACGGCCTTAGGCGGGGGGCTGTTTATTCTCTTTGGAGTCGTTACTGTGTTCGGTGGGGGTGCCTGA
- the pxcA gene encoding proton extrusion protein PcxA, producing the protein MAIPNFLRKAQQWFFKTPERALDQAYEAAKMIEAIETEYFDGNPISPNYGNYGRSSLNYFQGELQKYLNLINLRMTEFRASSVVLRVSDPKIMEIQVDNRAESEYALNVIDKPAIFFRKLQFVDEVLARYRSVEMAPTTVVMVKEPATAQPVKAVEGGEVNGSGQGAIAPFAKTTNSADQNGQRGAGLSDRASVLPRSILRTVDRIRQDLDPQAEEQVVKNFRSSRGRTTTAIKFLLLLVIVPLLTQQFAKNYIVGPVVDYVRTNQEADVFLNLEMEEEALHELQQYEERLRFEVLIGKVEPIREAEIEDRVVEKATEIEDQYRKRSADAVKNVFSDTLAVGAFIMLLVKQKREVGTLKSFMDEIVYGLSDSAKAFIIILFTDMFVGFHSPHGWEVLMEGLSRHLGFAANREFIFLFIATFPVILDTVFKYWIFRYLNRISPSAVATYKNMNE; encoded by the coding sequence ATGGCCATTCCTAATTTTCTTCGGAAGGCACAACAGTGGTTCTTTAAAACACCCGAACGGGCCCTCGACCAGGCGTATGAGGCGGCCAAGATGATCGAGGCCATTGAGACTGAGTATTTTGATGGCAATCCGATTTCGCCCAACTACGGCAACTACGGCAGAAGTTCCCTGAACTATTTTCAAGGTGAGCTTCAGAAATATCTCAACCTGATTAACCTGCGCATGACAGAGTTTCGCGCCAGCAGCGTTGTTTTGCGGGTTTCTGACCCCAAAATTATGGAGATTCAGGTCGATAACCGAGCCGAAAGCGAATATGCCCTGAACGTTATCGACAAGCCTGCGATTTTCTTCCGTAAGCTGCAATTTGTAGATGAAGTCTTAGCGCGATATCGCTCGGTTGAGATGGCCCCTACGACTGTCGTTATGGTGAAAGAACCGGCTACGGCCCAGCCAGTTAAGGCGGTAGAGGGCGGAGAAGTCAACGGTTCGGGGCAGGGGGCGATCGCGCCTTTCGCAAAAACGACCAACTCCGCAGACCAAAATGGGCAACGGGGGGCAGGGCTGTCTGATCGAGCCAGTGTCCTGCCGCGATCGATTCTGCGCACCGTAGATCGTATCCGCCAAGACCTGGATCCCCAAGCCGAAGAGCAGGTCGTCAAAAACTTTCGCTCTTCCCGGGGGCGCACAACAACCGCCATTAAATTTTTGCTACTGCTGGTGATCGTCCCCTTGTTGACCCAACAGTTTGCCAAAAACTACATTGTTGGCCCCGTGGTGGACTATGTTCGCACCAACCAAGAGGCAGATGTCTTCCTTAACCTCGAAATGGAAGAAGAGGCGCTCCATGAACTGCAGCAATATGAGGAGAGACTCCGGTTTGAGGTGCTGATTGGCAAGGTCGAACCCATCCGCGAAGCTGAAATTGAAGACCGCGTGGTTGAAAAGGCCACGGAAATTGAAGACCAATATCGTAAGCGCAGCGCCGACGCCGTCAAAAATGTCTTTTCAGACACGCTGGCGGTGGGGGCTTTCATCATGTTGCTGGTCAAGCAAAAACGGGAAGTCGGCACCCTGAAGAGCTTCATGGATGAAATTGTCTATGGCCTCAGCGACAGTGCCAAAGCCTTCATCATTATTCTGTTTACCGATATGTTTGTGGGCTTCCACTCCCCCCATGGTTGGGAGGTTTTGATGGAAGGGCTCTCCAGACACTTGGGGTTTGCTGCCAACCGAGAGTTTATCTTCCTCTTTATCGCCACCTTCCCTGTGATCTTGGATACGGTCTTCAAATACTGGATTTTTCGCTACTTAAACCGCATCTCTCCCTCGGCAGTGGCCACGTACAAGAACATGAACGAATAG